From a region of the Cenarchaeum symbiont of Oopsacas minuta genome:
- a CDS encoding 23S rRNA methyltransferase: protein MRPSEAKRDHYRRLAREQGYRSRSAYKLKELNKAYRIIGPGFVILDLGCAPGGWMQVAVQASGNRGRVIGVDTSYVEEVQGAEILRADIEDSNIHEEIVNIVGGKINAMICDLSPQVIGSWSVDHARQISLNYSAAKIMDRALVQKGNALFKVFDGPYSSEFRSYMSEKFAKTKLTKPKASRKGSSEVYAVCLGYHG from the coding sequence ATGAGACCAAGTGAAGCCAAGCGAGATCATTATAGAAGACTTGCAAGAGAACAAGGGTATAGAAGTCGTTCAGCATACAAGTTAAAGGAGTTAAACAAAGCATATCGTATCATAGGTCCAGGCTTTGTAATACTCGATTTAGGTTGCGCCCCTGGAGGCTGGATGCAAGTTGCAGTACAGGCATCTGGCAACCGTGGAAGAGTCATAGGTGTAGATACATCATATGTAGAAGAGGTGCAGGGAGCAGAGATATTACGCGCAGATATTGAAGATTCCAACATACATGAAGAGATTGTAAACATAGTTGGAGGCAAGATAAATGCAATGATATGTGATCTCTCTCCACAGGTAATAGGCAGTTGGTCAGTGGATCATGCAAGACAGATATCATTAAACTATAGTGCGGCCAAGATAATGGATCGTGCTCTTGTACAAAAAGGTAACGCATTATTCAAAGTATTTGATGGTCCATACTCATCAGAGTTTAGATCATACATGTCTGAAAAATTTGCAAAAACAAAACTCACAAAACCAAAGGCAAGTAGAAAAGGAAGTAGTGAAGTATATGCTGTATGCCTTGGATACCATGGCTAG
- a CDS encoding tRNA (Guanine-N(2)-)-methyltransferase has product MYTIIIPYVLETYMDKTVFITEGKTHLLVPKSSDDTPAKHPVFFNPRACVNRDMSLLAYAALSKEYSGDLTYIDSLCGLGARGLRVANELNGFENVILNDVNPNALMMAEESAIKNKLQIKFSNQKVCRFLATRSETGMHAMVTDIDPFGSPAKYFECAVRSVAHGGMLSATATDLQVLRGIFNLACVRRYGGSTIRRTEFGIEIGVRLILGCLGHICARIDRSFEPLFVHCDQHYYRVYVRIKKHPSSAGTGYMYSCIHCGNRGVADCANFQCPHCGKKTDTAGPLWIGQLFDENFTKRMIIELKNLSVNKICEKTLIKSSAESTLPPTFYTLDEVAKKNGYAPPKLANTINLLQNSGYTASPTSFDPTGFRTNATFEQILACIF; this is encoded by the coding sequence GTGTATACTATAATTATACCATATGTACTAGAGACGTATATGGACAAAACAGTATTCATAACTGAGGGCAAGACGCATCTACTTGTACCAAAAAGTTCTGATGATACTCCTGCAAAACATCCTGTATTCTTCAACCCTCGAGCATGTGTAAACCGAGATATGTCGCTTTTGGCATATGCTGCACTATCAAAAGAATACAGTGGAGATCTGACCTATATTGATTCTTTGTGTGGACTCGGAGCACGTGGTCTACGTGTGGCAAATGAATTGAATGGATTTGAAAACGTCATCTTAAATGACGTAAATCCTAATGCATTGATGATGGCAGAAGAATCTGCCATAAAAAATAAACTTCAAATAAAATTCTCAAATCAAAAAGTATGCCGTTTTCTAGCGACACGTTCTGAAACTGGAATGCATGCAATGGTGACAGATATTGATCCGTTTGGTTCTCCTGCAAAATATTTTGAATGCGCAGTACGTTCAGTTGCACATGGTGGAATGCTTTCTGCCACGGCTACGGATCTACAAGTTTTACGTGGAATCTTTAATCTTGCATGTGTGAGAAGATATGGCGGATCCACAATTCGCCGTACCGAATTTGGTATTGAAATTGGTGTGAGGCTCATATTGGGATGTCTTGGTCATATATGCGCACGTATAGACCGTTCTTTTGAACCTCTCTTCGTGCATTGTGATCAACATTACTATCGTGTATACGTGCGGATAAAAAAACATCCTAGTTCTGCTGGAACCGGATACATGTATTCGTGTATACATTGTGGTAATCGTGGTGTTGCTGACTGTGCAAATTTTCAATGTCCTCATTGTGGTAAAAAAACTGATACTGCAGGTCCTCTTTGGATCGGACAATTATTTGATGAAAATTTTACAAAGCGCATGATAATCGAATTAAAAAATTTGTCAGTGAATAAGATCTGTGAAAAAACTCTTATAAAATCATCTGCAGAATCTACATTGCCACCTACTTTTTATACGCTTGATGAAGTTGCGAAAAAAAATGGCTATGCTCCACCAAAGCTTGCAAATACAATTAATCTATTACAAAACTCTGGATATACTGCAAGTCCTACTTCGTTTGATCCAACTGGATTTAGAACAAACGCAACATTTGAACAGATATTGGCATGCATATTCTAG
- a CDS encoding ribonuclease HII: MHDDLISWFIFILSVRVCGVDEAGRGPIFGPLVVAGVAIERSKLGKLRRLGLKDSKKLCPNKRVELYSRIIKIVDAYTISRIQPRTIDKNVSKHNLNKLEAKFMGRIIDRLDADVAYVDACDTNATRFGKEIAKMTNDAIVHSYHKADERFAIVSAASILAKVARDRAITKLGINCSGYPSDPKTRKYLVRYIKKHSKAPACARQSWKPVKIALKI, translated from the coding sequence GTGCACGACGATCTTATATCATGGTTCATATTCATTCTTTCTGTGAGAGTCTGTGGCGTAGATGAAGCTGGGAGAGGGCCCATATTTGGTCCGCTGGTCGTTGCAGGTGTGGCCATAGAGCGCTCAAAATTAGGTAAACTTCGACGCTTGGGTCTAAAAGACTCCAAGAAACTCTGTCCAAATAAAAGAGTAGAATTGTACTCGAGGATAATAAAAATAGTCGATGCGTATACAATATCTCGAATACAGCCACGCACTATAGACAAAAATGTTTCAAAACATAATCTAAACAAGCTAGAAGCAAAATTCATGGGTCGCATAATAGATAGACTAGATGCAGATGTTGCATATGTTGATGCATGTGATACAAACGCTACAAGATTTGGCAAAGAAATTGCAAAGATGACCAATGATGCCATTGTCCATTCATATCATAAAGCCGATGAACGGTTTGCAATAGTTTCTGCAGCATCCATACTTGCCAAAGTGGCAAGGGATAGAGCCATTACAAAACTCGGCATAAACTGTAGCGGATATCCTTCGGATCCAAAGACTAGAAAATATCTTGTACGATACATCAAAAAACATAGCAAGGCACCTGCATGTGCACGTCAAAGCTGGAAACCAGTAAAGATTGCATTAAAAATCTAA
- a CDS encoding Fibrillarin yields MMTRAVDLDHIVTMTAMVLTTDTVMTRAVDLDHNVTMTAMVLTTDAGMMTRAVDLDHNVTMTAMVLTTDTVMTRAVDLENTVTRDTMADQVEMVKNVERKNHKSVLIKGRHKGTYRVRSDGRMNLATENLVPGNTVYKERLVEKNGVEYRTWDPFRSKLAASIENGLETFPFMDGSSILYLGVSSGTTASHISDILGSKGRMFCVEHASRVARDFLDRVASYRSNIVPVLQDARRPSEYFAVYGKVDIVYADIAQPDQTQIVLENCQMYLKEGVYCF; encoded by the coding sequence ATGATGACTCGCGCAGTGGATTTAGATCACATCGTAACAATGACCGCGATGGTTTTAACAACAGACACCGTGATGACTCGCGCAGTGGATTTAGATCACAACGTAACAATGACCGCGATGGTTTTAACAACAGACGCCGGGATGATGACTCGCGCAGTGGATTTAGATCACAACGTAACAATGACCGCGATGGTTTTAACAACAGACACCGTGATGACTCGCGCAGTGGATTTAGAGAACACCGTAACAAGAGATACGATGGCAGATCAAGTGGAGATGGTAAAAAACGTGGAAAGAAAAAACCACAAAAGCGTTTTGATAAAAGGTAGACACAAAGGCACGTATCGCGTGCGATCCGATGGTAGAATGAATCTTGCCACCGAAAATCTTGTGCCAGGAAATACTGTGTACAAAGAACGACTAGTCGAGAAAAATGGGGTTGAGTATAGAACGTGGGATCCATTTCGTAGTAAACTTGCAGCTTCGATTGAAAATGGTCTTGAAACTTTTCCATTTATGGACGGTTCGTCAATTCTTTACCTTGGCGTCTCTTCAGGAACTACTGCAAGTCATATATCAGATATATTGGGATCAAAAGGACGTATGTTCTGTGTAGAGCATGCAAGTCGTGTAGCTCGAGATTTTTTGGACAGAGTTGCATCATATCGTTCAAACATAGTGCCTGTACTACAAGATGCAAGACGTCCAAGTGAATATTTTGCAGTATACGGCAAAGTAGACATAGTATATGCTGATATCGCACAGCCGGATCAAACTCAGATTGTACTTGAAAACTGTCAAATGTATCTAAAGGAAGGGGTGTACTGTTTTTAG